The following coding sequences lie in one Pseudorca crassidens isolate mPseCra1 chromosome 2, mPseCra1.hap1, whole genome shotgun sequence genomic window:
- the LOC137220004 gene encoding uncharacterized protein isoform X3, which translates to MPRCLLGRLLVASSAPTHSCSTEGVLSPAPGAHNFSSSRLQQCAERAVDDSFRQHLLSSSFGVAPQMKTLRKRKVKNLPMISYPSVQPVHKLHCPTPRSASRAIFNNSTSSAGCVMATSSYAIKT; encoded by the exons ATGCCCCGGTGCTTGCTGGGAAGGCTCTTGGTGGCATCTTCAGCACCCACTCACTCCTGCAGCACCGAGGGCGTCCTCAGCCCTGCTCCCGGGGCTCACAACTTCTCCAGTAGTCGGCTTCAGCAGTGCGCAGAGAGAGCAGTGGACGACAGCTTCCGTCAGCATCTTCTATCAAGCAGTTTTGGAGTAGCGCCTCAG atgaagacactgaggaagAGAAAAGTTAAGAATTTGCCTATGATCAGTTATCCATCTGTTCAGCCAGTGCACAAATTACACTGCCCAACTCCAAGATCAG CTTCAAGAGCCATTTTCAACAACTCAACGAGCTCTGCCGGCTGTGTCATGGCCACTTCGTCATATGCCATTAAAACTTAA
- the LOC137220004 gene encoding uncharacterized protein isoform X5: MPRCLLGRLLVASSAPTHSCSTEGVLSPAPGAHNFSSSRLQQCAERAVDDSFRQHLLSSSFGVAPQMKTLRKRKVKNLPMISYPSVQPVHKLHCPTPRSASLLSGDVSI, translated from the exons ATGCCCCGGTGCTTGCTGGGAAGGCTCTTGGTGGCATCTTCAGCACCCACTCACTCCTGCAGCACCGAGGGCGTCCTCAGCCCTGCTCCCGGGGCTCACAACTTCTCCAGTAGTCGGCTTCAGCAGTGCGCAGAGAGAGCAGTGGACGACAGCTTCCGTCAGCATCTTCTATCAAGCAGTTTTGGAGTAGCGCCTCAG atgaagacactgaggaagAGAAAAGTTAAGAATTTGCCTATGATCAGTTATCCATCTGTTCAGCCAGTGCACAAATTACACTGCCCAACTCCAAGATCAG